A window of Apium graveolens cultivar Ventura chromosome 8, ASM990537v1, whole genome shotgun sequence contains these coding sequences:
- the LOC141678161 gene encoding serine carboxypeptidase-like 31, giving the protein MDFALNIIVSLVMYTTLCSESPVLCATHSQFTDKKLHPLASDHLVTNLPGQPNVDFYHYAGYITVNEENGRALFYWFYEASNLSDDKPLVLWLNGGPGCSSVGYGATQEIGPFVVNANGHDLSINPYSWNKEANMLFLESPVGVGFSYSNTTSDYDKLGHNFTAHDAYNFLHKWFLKFPSFRMRTLYIAGESYAGKYVPELACLIQENNKDRSLHIDLMGILLGNPETCDAEDWKGLLDYAWSHAVISDETHNTIRESCDFYSNNTWSNNDCSQAVDEVLKQYNEIDIYSLYTSVCIASSAASKDKLLKVMYKSTSKMMPRIIGGYDPCLDDYAKSYYNKNDVQKALHVSEGRHIKNWSICNMDIFHGWKDSKESVLPIYKELIAARLRIWVYSGDTDGRVPVLSTRYSLSTLVLPINRSWRPWYHQKQVAGWIQEYEGLTFATFRGAGHAVPIFKPSESLAFFSAFLKGQSLPLQR; this is encoded by the exons ATGGATTTTGCTCTAAACATAATAGTTTCCCTTGTCATGTATACTACCTTGTGTTCCGAGTCACCTGTTTTATGTGCTACACATAGTCAGTTCACTGATAAGAAATTGCACCCTTTGGCTAGTGATCATCTTGTGACTAACTTGCCTGGCCAACCTAATGTAGACTTTTATCACTATGCTGGGTACATTACCGTGAATGAAGAGAATGGAAGGGCACTTTTCTACTGGTTCTATGAAGCCTCGAATCTATCCGATGACAAACCCTTGGTGCTCTGGCTCAATGGAG GACCTGGGTGCTCTTCTGTGGGATATGGAGCAACACAAGAAATTGGACCTTTTGTTGTGAATGCAAATGGCCACGATCTTAGCATTAATCCTTACTCATGGAACAAAG AGGCCAACATGTTATTCCTGGAATCTCCAGTAGGTGTTGGCTTTTCATACTCCAATACAACCAGTGATTATGATAAACTTGGCCATAACTTTACTG CGCATGATGCATACAATTTCCTTCACAAGTGGTTTCTAAAGTTCCCATCATTTAGAATGCGGACGTTATACATTGCAGGTGAAAGCTATGCAG GAAAGTATGTTCCAGAACTGGCATGCCTCATCCAAGAAAACAACAAGGATCGTTCCTTGCACATCGATTTGATGGGAATACTG CTGGGTAATCCTGAAACATGTGATGCGGAAGACTGGAAAGGCCTTTTGGATTATGCTTGGAGCCATGCTGTTATATCTGATGAAACACATAATACTATCAGAGAATCTTGTGATTTCTACAGCAACAATACGTGGAGCAATAACGACTGCAGTCAGGCAGTGGATGAGGTCCTCAAACAATATAATGAGATTGATATCTACAGTCTTTATACATCTGTCTGTATTGCTAGTTCAGCAGCTTCAAAAGATAAATTACTGAAAGTCATGTACAAGAGCACATCTAAGATG ATGCCACGTATAATAGGTGGTTATGATCCATGCCTCGATGACTATGCAAAGAGTTATTACAACAAGAATGACGTTCAGAAGGCACTACATGTCAGTGAGGGTCGCCATATTAAGAACTGGAGCATCTGCAA TATGGACATTTTTCATGGCTGGAAAGATTCAAAGGAATCCGTTCTTCCAATTTACAAGGAACTTATAGCTGCAAGACTTAGGATATGGGTGTATAG CGGTGACACTGATGGAAGAGTCCCGGTTTTGTCCACGAGATATAGCTTGAGCACTCTCGTGCTTCCTATCAACAGGTCATGGAGGCCTTGGTACCACCAGAAGCAG GTTGCTGGGTGGATTCAAGAGTATGAAGGGCTAACATTTGCAACATTTCGAGGAGCAGGCCATGCAGTGCCCATATTTAAACCAAGTGAATCACTGGCATTCTTCTCAGCCTTCCTCAAAGGCCAATCTTTACCTCTTCAACGCTAG
- the LOC141679769 gene encoding uncharacterized protein LOC141679769: MSLIAWKCRGLGRARTVHFLKETTQQLKPSFIFLSETLANKDRVDAVGRWRYTGFYGCPERSRRRESWGISLAAKSDLPWCIIGDFNDLMCIGEKRGGGDHPRYLLTGFADAVCEYGLTDLGFVGEKYTWEKSRGTSNWVQERLDRGLATQDWRNLFPLAEVQVLEVATSDHLPLHLQLNKKVYVPRGRCFKFENVWLKEKDCINLVQTSWNHSEGKEILEKIHYCCVKLDEWGGGVSQEYKRKLDSCRIQMRKLRTRRDFAGARMYNAVRWEYMNFLEKQEVYWKQRAKQFWLQEGDRNTKFFHRNTSVRKKQNSVQKIKDEDGIW; the protein is encoded by the exons ATGAGTCTTATTGCTTGGAAATGCCGTGGTTTGGGTAGGGCACGGACAGTTCATTTTTTGAAAGAAACTACCCAGCAATTAAAGCCTTCTTTTATTTTTTTGTCTGAAACATTAGCTAATAAAGATAGGGTGGATGCA GTTGGACGGTGGAGGTATACGGGTTTTTATGGATGCCCGGAGAGATCTCGACGAAGGGAATCATGGGGTATAAGCTTGGCAGCTAAATCAGACCTACCTTGGTGCATTATTGGCGACTTTAATGATCTCATGTGTATAGGAGAAAAAAGAGGTGGGGGGGATCACCCTCGGTATTTGTTAACTGGTTTTGCAGACGCGGTTTGTGAATATGGTTTGACTGATCTGGGTTTTGTTGGGGAAAAGTACACATGGGAAAAATCTAGAGGAACAAGCAACTGGGTTCAAGAAAGATTGGATCGGGGTCTAGCTACTCAGGATTGGCGTAATCTGTTCCCGCTAGCAGAAGTGCAGGTGCTTGAAGTAGCAACCTCTGATCATTTACCACTTCATCTGCAACTGAATAAGAAAGTCTATGTACCGCGAGGAAGATGTTTCAAGTTTGAGAATGTGTGGCTAAAGGAGAAAGATTGTATTAATCTGGTACAAACTAGTTGGAATCATTCTGAGGGAAAAGAGATATTGGAGAAGATACATTACTGTTGTGTGAAGCTTGATGAGTGGGGTGGAGGAGTTAGTCAAGAATATAAAAGAAAACTGGATAGCTGTCGTATTCAGATGCGTAAGCTGAGAACCCGTCGTGATTTTGCTGGTGCTCGAATGTACAATGCAGTTAGGTGGGAGTATATGAATTTCCTGGAGAAACAAGAGGTCTATTGGAAGCAGCGTGCCAAgcagttttggctacaagaaggGGATCGAAATACGAAGTTTTTTCACAGGAATACATCAGTGCGGAAGAAACAAAATTCAGTCCAGAAAATTAAAGATGAAGATGGAATTTGGTGA